A region of Leifsonia xyli DNA encodes the following proteins:
- a CDS encoding ACP phosphodiesterase, translating into MATINEFDPPYNVGYFVGSLSTQSVNRTLSKALLRLAPSELVFTEIPIGGLPLYNRDLDGHFPPEAVEYKRLIAEQDALLFITPEYNRSIPGALKNAIDWASRPYGENVIARKATAVIGASPGQIGTAVGQQHLRSILSFLQAPQMNAPEAYIWMRPGLIEEDGTVTDPGTEEFLRGFMTSFFEYIERVLTVVPSPA; encoded by the coding sequence ATGGCCACGATCAACGAATTCGATCCCCCGTACAACGTCGGCTATTTCGTGGGCAGTCTGTCCACGCAGTCGGTCAACAGAACCCTCTCGAAGGCGCTGCTGCGGCTGGCGCCCTCCGAGCTCGTGTTCACCGAGATCCCGATCGGCGGTCTCCCCCTCTACAACCGCGACCTCGACGGGCACTTCCCGCCGGAGGCCGTCGAATACAAGCGGCTGATCGCCGAGCAGGATGCGCTGCTCTTCATCACCCCGGAGTACAACCGCAGCATCCCCGGCGCGCTGAAGAACGCGATCGACTGGGCGAGCCGGCCGTACGGCGAGAATGTCATCGCCCGCAAGGCGACCGCAGTGATCGGCGCCTCGCCCGGGCAGATCGGCACGGCGGTCGGGCAGCAGCACCTGCGCAGCATCCTGAGCTTCCTGCAGGCTCCGCAGATGAACGCGCCCGAGGCGTACATCTGGATGCGGCCGGGCCTGATCGAGGAGGACGGCACGGTCACCGATCCCGGGACCGAGGAGTTCCTGCGCGGCTTTATGACCTCGTTCTTCGAGTACATCGAGCGCGTGCTGACGGTGGTGCCGAGCCCGGCGTGA
- a CDS encoding aldo/keto reductase, translated as MQLRNLGNSGTIVSEFALGTMTFGAEADEQASHAILERYLDEGGNFLDTADVYTAGASESIIGRWLARNPGSRDGVVIATKGRFPMGGGPNDLGLSRAHLRTALDASLRRLGVEHIDLYQMHAWDALTPIEETLRFLDDAISAGKISYYGFSNYLGWQLTKAVHVARSHGFAPPVTLQPQYSLIVRGIEHEVVPAALDAGIGLLPWSPLAGGWLSGKYHRDQAPTGATRLGENPTRGMEAWEARNADPRTWEIIDAVDAVAKETGASASQVSLRWLSDRPAVTSVILGARTTEQLEDNLGAADLVLTEEQRRRLDAASTPRTDIYPYGEQAVQQRHRKREGGR; from the coding sequence ATGCAGCTACGCAATCTCGGAAACAGCGGAACGATCGTGTCGGAGTTCGCCCTCGGCACCATGACCTTCGGCGCGGAGGCCGACGAGCAGGCCTCCCACGCCATCCTGGAGCGGTACCTCGACGAGGGAGGCAACTTCCTCGACACGGCCGACGTCTACACGGCGGGCGCGTCGGAGTCCATCATCGGGCGATGGCTCGCCCGCAACCCGGGCAGCCGCGACGGCGTCGTCATCGCGACCAAGGGGCGCTTCCCGATGGGCGGCGGACCCAACGACCTCGGCCTGTCGCGCGCCCACCTGCGCACCGCTCTCGACGCCTCCCTCCGCCGCCTCGGCGTCGAGCACATCGACCTCTACCAGATGCACGCGTGGGATGCGCTGACGCCGATCGAGGAGACCCTGCGGTTCCTCGACGACGCGATCAGCGCGGGCAAGATCTCGTACTACGGCTTCTCGAACTACCTGGGCTGGCAGCTCACCAAGGCCGTGCACGTCGCCCGGTCGCACGGGTTCGCGCCGCCGGTGACGTTGCAGCCGCAGTACAGCCTGATCGTGCGCGGGATCGAGCACGAGGTGGTTCCGGCGGCTCTGGATGCGGGCATCGGGCTGCTGCCCTGGTCGCCGCTCGCGGGCGGCTGGCTGAGCGGCAAGTACCACCGCGACCAGGCGCCGACGGGCGCGACCCGGCTGGGCGAGAACCCGACGCGCGGCATGGAGGCGTGGGAGGCGCGCAACGCCGACCCGCGCACGTGGGAGATCATCGACGCCGTGGACGCAGTCGCGAAGGAGACGGGCGCCTCGGCGTCGCAGGTGTCGTTGCGCTGGCTGAGCGATCGGCCCGCGGTGACCTCGGTCATCCTCGGCGCCCGGACGACAGAGCAACTGGAAGACAACCTCGGCGCCGCCGACCTGGTCCTCACCGAGGAGCAGCGCCGCCGCCTGGACGCGGCGAGCACCCCGCGCACCGACATCTACCCCTACGGCGAGCAGGCCGTCCAGCAGCGCCACCGCAAGCGCGAGGGCGGCCGCTAG
- a CDS encoding SAM-dependent methyltransferase, translating into MSEPADRIPDLRADLIAAGLTVDALTELWGPEAADALHRGQRVPAERALARRESSPLGTLARLFVLGRPVARSDAEGALPALGVEGAASLGLVTVDADTVRAAVDLRPYGFVDAAGPAEWWIVSDLGELALGHALPEDHVLGVGGASLTLSGLMLQKPVESALDLGTGCGIQAMHAARHARRVVATDISERALRLAALNLALNEIDGVELRLGSMFEPVAGERFDHIVSNPPFVITPRTEGVPAYEYRDAGMVGDGLVASFVSGCGEHLTPGGVAQLLGNWEYRGTGDGLERVRDWVDASADPLDAWVIERDVEDAVRYAETWIRDGGTRPGTPEFERLLDAWLDDFETRDVRSVGFGYLLLRRAEGVPTLRRFERLHGSLGANEAGLGVHLGEALAAHDLQAALTDDELGRLHPVTSGDVTEERHLWPGADAPTAILLRQGGGFGRAVSADTGLAALVGACDGELSVAAIVAALAHLLEVDEDALRADLLPAVRGLLVDGFLRA; encoded by the coding sequence ATGAGCGAACCCGCCGACCGCATCCCCGATCTCCGTGCCGACCTGATCGCCGCCGGGCTGACCGTCGACGCGCTCACCGAACTCTGGGGGCCGGAGGCGGCGGATGCGCTGCACCGCGGGCAGCGCGTCCCCGCCGAAAGGGCGCTGGCCCGGCGGGAGTCGTCGCCGCTCGGGACGCTCGCGCGGCTCTTCGTGCTCGGTCGGCCGGTCGCCCGCTCCGACGCCGAGGGGGCTCTGCCGGCGCTCGGGGTCGAGGGCGCCGCATCCCTCGGTCTGGTCACGGTCGACGCCGACACCGTCCGCGCCGCCGTTGATCTGCGCCCCTACGGCTTCGTGGACGCCGCCGGCCCCGCAGAGTGGTGGATCGTCTCCGACCTCGGCGAGCTCGCGCTGGGCCACGCACTGCCCGAGGACCACGTGCTCGGCGTCGGCGGAGCATCCCTCACGCTCAGCGGGCTCATGCTGCAGAAGCCGGTCGAGAGCGCGCTCGACCTCGGCACCGGATGCGGCATCCAGGCCATGCACGCCGCCCGCCACGCGCGGCGGGTCGTCGCGACCGACATCTCCGAACGGGCGCTGCGGCTGGCCGCGCTGAACCTCGCGCTGAACGAGATCGACGGCGTCGAGTTGCGGCTGGGCAGCATGTTCGAGCCGGTCGCGGGCGAGCGGTTCGACCACATCGTGTCCAACCCGCCCTTCGTCATCACCCCGCGGACCGAGGGCGTCCCGGCGTACGAGTACCGCGACGCCGGGATGGTCGGCGACGGGCTGGTGGCCTCCTTCGTGAGCGGCTGCGGCGAGCACCTGACCCCCGGCGGCGTCGCGCAGCTGCTCGGCAACTGGGAGTACCGCGGCACCGGCGACGGGCTCGAGCGCGTGCGCGACTGGGTGGACGCATCCGCCGATCCTCTCGACGCCTGGGTGATCGAGCGCGACGTCGAGGACGCGGTGCGCTACGCCGAGACGTGGATCCGCGACGGCGGCACCCGGCCGGGCACGCCGGAGTTCGAGCGGCTGCTCGACGCGTGGCTGGACGACTTCGAGACGCGCGACGTTCGCTCCGTCGGCTTCGGGTACCTGCTCCTGCGCCGCGCGGAGGGCGTGCCGACGCTGCGACGGTTCGAGCGCCTCCACGGGTCGCTCGGTGCGAACGAGGCCGGGCTCGGCGTCCACCTCGGGGAGGCGCTGGCCGCCCACGACCTGCAGGCGGCGCTCACCGACGACGAGCTCGGGCGGCTGCATCCCGTCACCTCGGGCGACGTCACGGAGGAGCGGCACCTGTGGCCGGGCGCGGACGCGCCGACCGCGATCCTGCTGCGGCAGGGCGGCGGGTTCGGGCGGGCCGTGTCCGCGGACACCGGGCTCGCCGCGCTGGTCGGAGCGTGCGACGGCGAGCTGAGCGTCGCCGCGATCGTGGCCGCGCTGGCGCACCTGCTCGAGGTGGATGAGGACGCCCTGCGCGCCGACCTGCTCCCCGCCGTCCGCGGCCTCCTCGTCGACGGCTTCCTGCGCGCCTGA
- a CDS encoding acylphosphatase has product MIRRRAIVTGGVQGVGFRWSAREAAQRLGVTGWARNRVDGTVEAEIQGEPEQVERMLAWLRTGPPGASVESVDVTDAEPADDDAFRIRETA; this is encoded by the coding sequence GTGATCCGCAGACGAGCGATCGTGACCGGTGGCGTCCAGGGCGTCGGCTTCCGCTGGAGCGCGCGCGAGGCCGCGCAGCGCCTCGGCGTGACCGGCTGGGCCCGCAACCGCGTCGACGGCACCGTGGAGGCCGAGATCCAGGGCGAGCCGGAGCAGGTGGAGCGGATGCTCGCCTGGCTGCGCACCGGGCCGCCCGGCGCGTCCGTCGAGTCCGTCGACGTGACCGACGCCGAGCCCGCGGACGACGACGCGTTCCGCATCCGCGAGACCGCCTGA
- a CDS encoding branched-chain amino acid aminotransferase translates to MTRATLLTITTPTGEPREGDPGYVVADFGEPQVRITDLSVTRGDGVFETIAVINGHPQALEPHLARLAHSAELLDLPVPAVDVWREAVRAGVADFLTRNGDAGDELYAKLVYTRGVEGSGVPSGWLFVDLGEDFTQARLGIRVVTLDRGVRHDVAETSPWLLAGAKTLSYAVNRAAQREAVRRGFDDVLFVSSDGFALEGPTSNVVTLTDGVVRTPNTDQGILAGTTQAAVFDFFTARGLRTEFAPLTIDEVRAADALWLVSSVRQAAPVTHLDDRAYPVDAALTADLNAYLLARTE, encoded by the coding sequence ATGACGCGCGCGACCCTGCTGACCATCACCACGCCCACCGGAGAGCCGCGGGAGGGCGACCCCGGCTACGTGGTGGCCGACTTCGGCGAACCGCAGGTGCGGATCACCGACCTCTCGGTCACCCGAGGAGACGGCGTGTTCGAGACCATCGCCGTGATCAACGGGCACCCGCAGGCGCTCGAGCCGCACCTCGCCCGGCTGGCGCACTCCGCCGAACTGCTCGACCTCCCGGTCCCGGCGGTCGACGTCTGGCGGGAGGCCGTGCGCGCGGGAGTGGCCGACTTCCTGACCCGCAACGGCGACGCCGGAGACGAGCTGTACGCCAAGCTCGTCTACACCCGCGGCGTCGAGGGCTCGGGCGTCCCCAGCGGCTGGCTGTTCGTCGACCTGGGCGAGGACTTCACGCAGGCGCGCCTCGGCATCCGCGTCGTGACGCTCGACCGCGGCGTCCGGCACGACGTGGCCGAGACCTCGCCGTGGCTGCTCGCAGGCGCGAAGACCCTCTCCTACGCCGTCAACCGCGCGGCCCAGCGGGAGGCTGTGCGCCGTGGCTTCGACGATGTGCTGTTCGTGAGCAGCGACGGCTTCGCGCTGGAGGGCCCGACCTCGAACGTGGTAACTCTCACCGACGGCGTGGTCCGCACGCCGAACACCGACCAGGGCATCCTCGCCGGCACCACCCAGGCGGCCGTCTTCGACTTCTTCACCGCGCGCGGCCTGCGCACCGAGTTCGCCCCGCTCACGATCGACGAGGTGCGCGCCGCCGACGCCCTCTGGCTCGTGTCGAGCGTCCGCCAGGCCGCCCCCGTCACACACCTCGACGACCGCGCCTACCCCGTGGATGCCGCCCTCACCGCCGACCTCAACGCCTACCTCCTCGCCCGCACGGAGTGA
- a CDS encoding 5-amino-6-(5-phosphoribosylamino)uracil reductase has product MGIVTADIAISLDGFAAGPNQSLEHPLGEGAEERLHAWMFDERSANHREEIEAIVRAGAYIMGRKMFGPVRNEWPAEGERFGDWRGWWGEEPPYHAPVFVLTHYAREQLEMTGTTFYFVTDGIHSAMEQAREVAGDADVSVAGGAETLNQALWAGVVDELRLHVVPLTLGAGERVFDRVPPLDLELVRERVTPEVAHLTYRVRR; this is encoded by the coding sequence ATGGGAATCGTCACCGCCGACATCGCCATCTCGCTGGACGGCTTCGCCGCCGGGCCCAACCAGTCGCTCGAGCACCCGCTGGGCGAGGGCGCCGAGGAGCGCCTGCACGCCTGGATGTTCGACGAGCGCTCCGCGAACCACCGCGAGGAGATCGAGGCCATCGTCCGCGCCGGCGCGTACATCATGGGCCGCAAGATGTTCGGCCCGGTGCGCAACGAGTGGCCTGCGGAGGGCGAGCGTTTCGGCGACTGGCGCGGTTGGTGGGGCGAGGAGCCGCCGTATCACGCGCCCGTCTTCGTGCTGACGCACTACGCGCGGGAGCAGCTGGAGATGACCGGGACGACGTTCTACTTCGTGACCGACGGCATCCATTCGGCGATGGAGCAGGCACGCGAGGTCGCCGGCGATGCCGACGTGTCGGTCGCGGGCGGCGCCGAGACGCTCAACCAGGCGTTGTGGGCGGGCGTGGTCGACGAGCTGCGGCTGCACGTCGTGCCGCTGACGCTCGGCGCGGGCGAGCGGGTGTTCGACCGGGTGCCTCCGCTCGACCTGGAGCTGGTGCGGGAGCGGGTGACGCCCGAAGTGGCGCACCTCACCTACCGCGTGCGACGCTGA
- a CDS encoding 2,5-diketo-D-gluconic acid reductase — translation MVANANTPLLTLNNGTTIPQLGFGVFKVDPAETTRIVADALEVGYRHIDTAAIYGNEEGVGRAIADSGIPRDELFVTTKLWNDRQTDAENAFEESLTKLGLDYVDLYLIHWPTPQKDTFVQAWKSLEKIYASGRAKAIGVSNFLVPHLTKLLAETDIVPAVNQIELHPAHQQPEVTAFSRQHGIEIEAWGPLGQGKYPLFELPEVADAAAAHGKTPAQVVIRWHLQTGNIVFPKSNRRERMAENFDVFDFELTADEVQAISSLEREGRVSAHPDEVN, via the coding sequence ATGGTTGCAAACGCAAATACTCCGCTCCTGACCCTGAACAACGGGACCACCATCCCGCAGCTCGGTTTCGGCGTCTTCAAGGTCGACCCGGCCGAGACGACCCGCATCGTCGCCGACGCGCTCGAGGTGGGCTACCGCCACATCGACACCGCCGCCATCTACGGCAACGAGGAGGGCGTGGGCCGTGCGATCGCCGACTCCGGCATCCCGCGCGACGAGCTGTTCGTCACCACCAAGCTGTGGAACGACCGCCAGACCGACGCCGAGAACGCGTTCGAGGAGTCGCTGACCAAGCTGGGCCTGGACTACGTCGACCTGTACCTCATCCACTGGCCGACCCCGCAGAAGGACACCTTCGTCCAGGCGTGGAAGTCGCTCGAGAAGATCTACGCCTCGGGCCGCGCCAAGGCGATCGGCGTCTCGAACTTCCTGGTGCCGCACCTGACCAAGCTGCTCGCCGAGACCGACATCGTCCCGGCCGTCAACCAGATCGAGCTGCACCCGGCGCACCAGCAGCCGGAGGTGACCGCGTTCTCGCGCCAGCACGGCATCGAGATCGAGGCGTGGGGTCCGCTCGGCCAGGGCAAGTACCCGCTGTTCGAGCTGCCCGAGGTCGCGGACGCCGCGGCCGCGCACGGCAAGACGCCCGCGCAGGTCGTCATCCGCTGGCACCTGCAGACCGGCAACATCGTCTTCCCGAAGTCGAACCGCCGTGAGCGCATGGCCGAGAACTTCGACGTGTTCGACTTCGAGCTCACGGCCGACGAGGTGCAGGCGATCAGCTCGCTGGAGCGCGAGGGCCGCGTCAGCGCCCACCCCGACGAGGTCAACTGA
- a CDS encoding long-chain fatty acid--CoA ligase has product MTHGYATMSVASILAETAHRMPDNVALIFAGHEIRYRQLWDETRAYAGALRDLGVEPGDRVALMLPNVPDFPRAYYAVLALGAVVVPIHALLKAEEIAYVLRDSGASVLICAAPLLGEGSRGAGLAGIPTLSVLVPDEMWEQAPFPRLEELAVAAEPIDTYVPRDPLDTATILYTSGTTGKPKGAEGCHFSLVEQVNVLLSGTLDLTPEDRILGCLPLFHTFGQTCVMNMGFRAGAAVVLVPKFDGATALQLLNAHGCTVMTGVPTMYIALLEAAKTNPDRPPLRYGMSGGAAIPVAVIERMKEVYGIDVHEGYGLTETSPVASFNHRGRPTRVGTVGTPIWGVDVEIADPELDDRIELLPRGELGEIVVRGHNLMKGYLNLPEANAEAVVDGWFRTGDLGTKSDDDYITIVDRKKDMIVRNGYNVYPREVEEVLSTHPSVAMVAVFGVAHDTHGQEIMAVVTLMPGSAAEGDELVAFAQEKVAAYKYPRRVEILEALPLGPSGKVLKRELVARFEAEASADASANTAADTEAAATS; this is encoded by the coding sequence ATGACTCACGGCTATGCCACCATGTCGGTCGCCAGCATCCTGGCGGAGACGGCGCATCGGATGCCCGACAACGTCGCGCTGATCTTCGCGGGCCACGAGATCCGCTACCGCCAGCTGTGGGATGAGACGCGCGCCTATGCGGGGGCGTTGCGCGACCTCGGCGTCGAGCCGGGGGACCGGGTGGCGCTGATGCTGCCGAACGTGCCGGACTTCCCGCGCGCCTATTACGCGGTGCTCGCGCTCGGCGCGGTCGTGGTGCCTATCCACGCGCTGCTGAAGGCGGAGGAGATCGCGTACGTGCTGCGGGACTCGGGTGCCTCGGTGCTGATCTGCGCCGCGCCGCTCCTGGGCGAGGGCTCGCGCGGGGCGGGGCTCGCCGGCATCCCGACGCTGTCGGTGCTGGTGCCGGACGAGATGTGGGAGCAGGCGCCGTTCCCGCGGCTCGAGGAGCTGGCGGTCGCGGCCGAGCCTATCGACACGTATGTGCCGCGCGACCCGCTCGACACGGCGACCATCCTGTACACGAGCGGCACCACGGGCAAGCCGAAGGGCGCGGAGGGCTGCCACTTCTCACTGGTCGAGCAGGTCAACGTGCTGCTGTCCGGGACGCTCGACCTGACGCCGGAGGACCGCATCCTGGGATGCCTCCCGCTGTTCCACACGTTCGGCCAGACCTGCGTGATGAACATGGGCTTCCGGGCCGGAGCCGCCGTGGTGCTGGTGCCGAAGTTCGACGGCGCGACCGCGCTGCAGCTGCTCAACGCGCACGGCTGCACCGTCATGACCGGCGTGCCGACCATGTACATCGCGCTGCTCGAGGCGGCCAAGACCAACCCGGACCGTCCGCCGCTGCGCTACGGCATGAGCGGCGGAGCGGCCATCCCGGTCGCCGTCATCGAGCGGATGAAGGAGGTCTACGGCATCGACGTGCACGAGGGCTACGGCCTGACCGAGACCTCGCCCGTCGCCTCGTTCAACCACCGTGGCCGCCCGACGCGCGTCGGCACCGTCGGCACGCCGATCTGGGGTGTGGATGTGGAGATCGCCGACCCGGAGCTCGACGACCGCATCGAACTGCTCCCGCGCGGCGAGCTGGGTGAGATCGTGGTGCGCGGCCACAACCTGATGAAGGGCTACCTCAACCTGCCGGAGGCGAACGCGGAGGCGGTCGTCGACGGCTGGTTCCGGACCGGCGACCTCGGCACCAAGAGCGACGACGACTACATCACGATCGTCGACCGCAAGAAGGACATGATCGTCCGCAACGGCTACAACGTGTACCCGCGCGAGGTCGAGGAGGTGCTGTCGACGCATCCCTCGGTCGCGATGGTCGCCGTGTTCGGCGTCGCGCACGACACGCACGGGCAGGAGATCATGGCAGTTGTCACGCTGATGCCCGGCAGCGCGGCCGAGGGGGACGAGCTGGTCGCGTTCGCGCAGGAGAAGGTCGCGGCTTACAAGTACCCGCGGCGCGTGGAGATCCTGGAGGCGCTGCCGCTCGGCCCGAGCGGGAAGGTGCTGAAGCGGGAGCTGGTGGCCCGGTTCGAGGCGGAGGCGTCGGCGGACGCGTCGGCGAACACCGCAGCGGACACGGAGGCGGCGGCGACCTCCTGA